One genomic segment of Streptomyces sp. NBC_00239 includes these proteins:
- the rnc gene encoding ribonuclease III, with amino-acid sequence MSELAGDKKQADSNNAASSHTLLEGRLGYQLESALLVRALTHRSYAYENGGLPTNERLEFLGDSVLGLVVTDTLYTTHPDLPEGQLAKLRAAVVNSRALAEVGRGLELGSFIRLGRGEEGTGGRDKASILADTLEAVIGAVYLDQGLDAASELVHRLFDPLIEKSSNLGAGLDWKTSLQELTAAEGLGVPEYLVTETGPDHEKTFTAAARVGGVSYGTGTGRSKKEAEQQAAESAWRAIRAAADERIAAQAAAASGAATEETDGGAPTPAADTSSA; translated from the coding sequence ATGTCTGAGCTTGCCGGCGATAAGAAGCAGGCAGACAGTAACAATGCGGCCTCGTCCCACACGCTTCTGGAAGGGCGGCTCGGGTACCAACTCGAGTCCGCCCTTCTGGTGCGTGCACTGACCCACCGCTCGTACGCGTACGAGAACGGCGGTCTGCCCACCAACGAGCGCCTGGAGTTCCTCGGGGACTCCGTGCTCGGCCTGGTGGTCACGGACACGCTGTACACGACCCACCCCGACCTGCCCGAAGGCCAGCTGGCCAAGTTGCGGGCCGCGGTGGTCAATTCGCGTGCACTGGCGGAGGTCGGGCGTGGCCTCGAACTCGGCTCCTTCATCCGGCTCGGCCGGGGCGAAGAGGGCACGGGTGGCCGGGACAAGGCCTCCATCCTGGCCGACACCCTTGAAGCGGTGATCGGCGCCGTCTATCTCGACCAGGGCCTCGACGCGGCCTCGGAGCTGGTGCACCGGCTCTTCGACCCGCTGATCGAGAAGTCCTCCAACCTCGGTGCCGGACTGGACTGGAAGACCAGCCTCCAGGAACTCACCGCGGCCGAAGGCCTCGGCGTGCCCGAATACCTGGTCACCGAGACCGGGCCGGACCACGAAAAGACCTTCACTGCTGCCGCCCGCGTCGGTGGTGTCTCGTACGGCACCGGCACTGGCCGCAGCAAGAAGGAAGCGGAACAGCAGGCGGCGGAGTCCGCGTGGCGTGCGATTCGCGCCGCCGCGGACGAGCGGATCGCGGCGCAGGCCGCGGCCGCCTCCGGCGCCGCAACCGAGGAGACCGACGGCGGGGCGCCGACGCCCGCCGCCGACACCTCCTCGGCCTGA
- the rpmF gene encoding 50S ribosomal protein L32 has protein sequence MAVPKRKMSRSNTRHRRSQWKAAVPNLVSCERCQEPKLQHIACPSCGTYNKRQVLEV, from the coding sequence GTGGCTGTTCCGAAGCGGAAGATGTCGCGCAGCAACACGCGCCACCGCCGGTCGCAGTGGAAGGCTGCGGTCCCCAACCTGGTTTCGTGTGAGCGTTGCCAGGAGCCGAAGCTCCAGCACATCGCGTGCCCGAGCTGCGGCACCTACAACAAGCGCCAGGTCCTCGAGGTCTGA
- a CDS encoding YceD family protein has protein sequence MHRDHCCPQVPRIRGRPAATQRIPKAGTALNRQLDHRNPLVFDTRDLGRRPGALHKVSRTVPAPADLGLAGVIAVPEGAPVQIGLRLESVMEGVLVTGISRASAVGECVRCLEPLELELNARFQELFSYPDADGRGRPVAEPGDDAEDDEDRYFIEDDLFDLEPLLRDAVVLTLPSQPVCREDCLGLCSECGASLNEDPDHHHDAVDIRWAALQGLVATDQADEKDDMGGAEAGVDEKQEK, from the coding sequence ATGCACCGCGATCACTGCTGTCCGCAGGTGCCCCGGATCCGGGGCCGCCCGGCAGCAACCCAGCGAATTCCGAAAGCAGGAACAGCCCTGAACCGCCAGCTCGACCACCGCAACCCTCTCGTGTTCGACACACGGGATCTGGGTCGGCGTCCTGGTGCGCTGCACAAGGTCTCCCGCACGGTCCCCGCTCCGGCGGACCTCGGACTCGCCGGTGTCATCGCAGTGCCGGAAGGCGCTCCGGTGCAGATTGGCCTCCGCCTGGAGTCGGTCATGGAAGGGGTGCTTGTCACAGGCATCTCCCGTGCATCGGCGGTGGGGGAGTGCGTAAGGTGTCTGGAGCCGCTTGAGCTGGAGCTCAACGCGCGCTTCCAGGAACTGTTCTCGTACCCTGACGCCGATGGCCGGGGCCGCCCTGTGGCGGAACCGGGCGACGACGCCGAGGACGACGAGGACAGGTACTTCATCGAGGACGACTTGTTCGACCTCGAACCCCTGCTGCGGGACGCGGTGGTGCTTACACTGCCGTCGCAGCCGGTGTGCCGGGAGGACTGTCTCGGTCTGTGCTCCGAATGCGGAGCCAGCCTGAACGAGGACCCGGACCACCACCACGACGCCGTCGACATCCGTTGGGCGGCACTGCAAGGACTCGTCGCGACCGATCAGGCCGACGAGAAGGACGATATGGGCGGCGCCGAAGCGGGCGTCGACGAGAAGCAGGAGAAGTAG
- a CDS encoding DivIVA domain-containing protein translates to MDVQKKLDEIVETIGSARSMPMSASCVVNRAELLALLDEVRQALPGSLAQARQLIGGRDQMVEEARQEAERIIETAHLQRGSLISDTEVARRSQAEADRILDEARRQAEEIRAEADDYVDSKLANFEVVLTKTIGSVGRGRDKLLGHAPGLAEEGYANADEYIAAKIGAFEAVLGKTLEAVGRGRQKLVGRVPTDDLGAHMAAQDAAGDSRAATSDADFFTGLAEPVAAIPSQDRSEPAYPGGGNGYPGAGSTGASYAEPEPYAAAASYGQPVQEAAYGYQDPYGYPQEPQQQPDPYGYQQQPDPYAAYPQQPQHEPQPPQYAPQAGAAAGTLDETSFFDTSMINLDQVRAYEQGR, encoded by the coding sequence GTGGACGTGCAGAAGAAGCTCGACGAGATCGTCGAGACGATCGGCAGCGCCCGGTCCATGCCCATGTCGGCCTCGTGCGTGGTCAACCGCGCCGAACTGCTCGCCCTGCTCGACGAGGTGCGCCAGGCCCTGCCCGGCTCGCTCGCCCAGGCCCGGCAGCTCATCGGCGGCCGCGACCAGATGGTCGAGGAGGCCCGCCAGGAGGCGGAGCGGATCATCGAGACCGCACACCTCCAGCGCGGCTCCCTGATCTCGGACACCGAAGTCGCCCGGCGCTCCCAGGCGGAGGCGGACCGGATCCTCGACGAGGCCCGCCGCCAGGCCGAGGAGATCCGCGCCGAGGCCGACGACTACGTCGACAGCAAGCTCGCGAACTTCGAGGTCGTCCTCACCAAGACCATCGGCTCGGTGGGCCGCGGCCGCGACAAGCTCCTCGGCCACGCCCCCGGCCTCGCCGAGGAGGGCTACGCCAACGCGGACGAGTACATCGCCGCGAAGATCGGCGCCTTCGAAGCCGTGCTCGGCAAGACCCTGGAGGCCGTCGGACGCGGCCGCCAGAAGCTCGTCGGCCGGGTGCCCACCGACGACCTCGGCGCGCACATGGCCGCCCAGGACGCCGCCGGCGACTCGCGCGCGGCCACCAGCGACGCGGACTTCTTCACCGGCCTCGCCGAGCCGGTCGCGGCCATCCCCTCCCAGGACCGGAGCGAGCCGGCCTACCCCGGCGGCGGCAACGGCTACCCGGGTGCCGGCTCCACCGGAGCGTCCTACGCCGAGCCCGAGCCCTATGCGGCCGCCGCCTCGTACGGACAGCCCGTGCAGGAGGCCGCGTACGGCTACCAGGACCCCTACGGGTACCCGCAGGAGCCGCAGCAGCAGCCCGATCCGTACGGCTACCAGCAGCAGCCGGACCCGTACGCGGCCTACCCGCAGCAGCCGCAGCACGAACCGCAGCCCCCGCAGTACGCCCCGCAGGCGGGCGCGGCGGCCGGGACGCTCGACGAAACCAGCTTCTTCGACACGAGCATGATCAACCTGGACCAGGTCCGGGCGTACGAGCAGGGGCGATAG
- the coaD gene encoding pantetheine-phosphate adenylyltransferase, whose amino-acid sequence MRRAVCPGSFDPITNGHLDIIGRASKLYDVVHVAVMINSSKKGLFTVDERIELIREVTADYGNVEVESFHGLLVDYCKQREIPAIVKGLRAVSDFDYELQMAQMNNGLTGVETLFVPTNPTYSFLSSTLVKEVAAWGGDVAHLLPPTVHRALVERLAAR is encoded by the coding sequence GTGCGCCGCGCCGTCTGTCCGGGGTCGTTCGACCCCATCACCAACGGGCACCTCGACATCATCGGACGAGCATCGAAGCTGTACGACGTCGTGCACGTGGCCGTGATGATCAACTCCTCCAAGAAGGGGCTGTTCACCGTCGACGAGCGGATCGAGCTGATCCGCGAGGTCACCGCCGACTACGGCAACGTCGAGGTCGAGTCCTTCCACGGCCTCCTCGTCGACTACTGCAAGCAGCGCGAGATCCCGGCCATCGTCAAGGGGCTGCGCGCGGTCAGCGACTTCGACTACGAACTCCAGATGGCCCAGATGAACAACGGCCTCACCGGAGTCGAGACGCTCTTCGTCCCGACCAACCCCACCTACAGCTTCCTGTCCTCCACGCTGGTCAAGGAGGTCGCGGCCTGGGGCGGCGACGTCGCGCACCTGCTGCCGCCGACCGTCCACCGCGCGCTCGTCGAACGCCTGGCCGCGCGCTGA
- the rsmD gene encoding 16S rRNA (guanine(966)-N(2))-methyltransferase RsmD, with the protein MTRVIAGVAGGRRLAVPPGTGTRPTSDRAREGLFSTWESLHGVEGSRVLDLYGGSGAVGLEALSRGASHALLVEADPKAAKAIRDNIRSLGLPGAEFRAGRAEQIVTGPAPAEPYDIVFLDPPYAVTDDDLREILLTLRAQGWLTADALATVERSTRGGTFPWPDGFEPLRSRRYGEGTLWYGRAASSSQSAS; encoded by the coding sequence ATGACCCGCGTGATCGCCGGTGTGGCCGGCGGCCGCCGGCTGGCCGTACCGCCCGGCACCGGCACCCGCCCCACCTCGGACCGGGCGCGCGAGGGCCTGTTCTCCACCTGGGAGTCGCTCCACGGAGTCGAAGGGTCCCGCGTACTCGACCTGTACGGCGGCTCCGGAGCCGTGGGGCTGGAGGCGCTCTCCCGCGGCGCCTCCCACGCCCTGCTGGTCGAGGCCGATCCGAAGGCCGCCAAGGCCATCCGGGACAACATCCGCAGCCTCGGCCTGCCCGGCGCCGAATTCCGCGCCGGCCGCGCCGAGCAGATCGTGACCGGCCCGGCGCCCGCCGAGCCCTACGACATCGTCTTCCTCGACCCGCCGTACGCCGTCACCGACGATGATCTCCGCGAGATCCTGCTCACACTCCGCGCCCAGGGCTGGCTCACGGCCGACGCGCTCGCCACCGTGGAGCGCAGCACGCGAGGCGGAACGTTCCCGTGGCCCGACGGCTTCGAGCCGCTGCGCTCCCGACGCTACGGCGAAGGCACCCTCTGGTACGGCCGCGCCGCCTCGAGCAGCCAGAGTGCATCATGA
- the recG gene encoding ATP-dependent DNA helicase RecG, giving the protein MEHVPALDEDLKKTLGPATAKVLAEQLGLHTALDLLHHYPRRYAERGELTSLAELADQIDEHVTVVAQVADARILTFNGGRGKRLEVTITDGSGRLQLVFFGAGVHKPHKDLLPGSRAMFAGKVSRFNHKLQLAHPAYEPLGADASDRDAATAFANQLIPIYPACAKLESWKIAKCVDAVLPGAREAVDPLPPALREGRGLVPLTEALLKIHRPAAKADIEDARQRLKWDEAFVLQVALARRRHADSQLPAVPRRPAPGGLLDSFDATLPFTLTEGQQTVSKEIFDDLATSHPMHRLLQGEVGSGKTMVALRAMLAVVDSGGQAAMLAPTEVLAQQHHRSITEMMGELAEGGMLGGSDQGTKVVLLTGSMGMPARRQALLDLVTGEAGIVIGTHALIEDKVQFHDLGLVVVDEQHRFGVEQRDALRSKGKQPPHLLVMTATPIPRTVAMTVFGDLETSVLDQLPAGRSPIATHVVPAKDKPHFLTRAWERVREEVEKGHQAYVVCPRIGDGEDDPKKKAAADDGDKRPPLAVLETAEQLAKGPLAGLAVEVLHGRMDPADKDDVMRRFTAGQVQVLVATTVIEVGVNVPNATAMVIMDADRFGVSQLHQLRGRVGRGSAAGLCLLVSEMPEASPARARLAAVAATLDGFELSRIDLEQRREGDVLGQAQSGVRSSLRMLAVIEDEEVIAQAREEATRVVAADPELAALPGLRTALDALLDTEREQYLEKG; this is encoded by the coding sequence ATGGAACACGTGCCCGCGCTCGACGAAGACCTCAAGAAGACGCTCGGACCCGCCACCGCCAAGGTGCTGGCCGAGCAGCTCGGCCTGCACACGGCCCTGGACCTGCTCCACCACTACCCGCGGCGGTACGCCGAGCGCGGTGAGCTGACCTCGCTGGCCGAGCTCGCCGACCAGATCGACGAGCACGTGACCGTCGTCGCGCAGGTCGCCGACGCCCGGATCCTCACCTTCAACGGGGGCCGGGGCAAGCGGCTGGAGGTGACGATCACCGACGGCAGCGGCCGGCTCCAGCTGGTCTTCTTCGGCGCGGGCGTCCACAAGCCCCACAAAGACCTGCTGCCCGGCAGCCGCGCGATGTTCGCGGGCAAGGTCTCCCGCTTCAACCACAAGCTCCAACTCGCGCACCCCGCGTACGAGCCCCTCGGCGCGGACGCCTCCGACCGGGACGCCGCCACCGCCTTCGCCAACCAGCTCATCCCGATCTACCCGGCCTGCGCCAAGCTGGAGTCCTGGAAGATCGCCAAATGCGTGGACGCGGTGCTGCCCGGCGCCCGGGAGGCCGTGGACCCGCTGCCGCCCGCCCTGCGCGAGGGCCGCGGGCTGGTACCGCTCACCGAGGCTCTGCTGAAGATCCACCGGCCGGCTGCCAAGGCCGACATCGAGGACGCTCGCCAACGTCTGAAGTGGGACGAGGCCTTCGTCCTCCAGGTCGCCCTGGCCCGCCGCCGCCACGCCGACTCCCAGCTCCCGGCCGTCCCCCGCCGCCCCGCTCCCGGCGGCCTCCTCGACTCCTTCGACGCCACACTGCCCTTCACCCTCACCGAGGGCCAGCAGACCGTCTCGAAGGAGATCTTCGACGACCTCGCGACCAGCCACCCCATGCACCGCCTCCTCCAGGGCGAGGTCGGCTCGGGCAAGACGATGGTGGCGCTGCGGGCGATGCTCGCCGTCGTGGACTCCGGCGGGCAGGCGGCGATGCTCGCCCCCACCGAGGTCCTCGCCCAGCAGCACCACCGCTCGATCACCGAGATGATGGGGGAGCTCGCCGAAGGCGGCATGCTCGGCGGCTCCGACCAGGGCACCAAGGTGGTGCTCCTCACCGGGTCGATGGGGATGCCCGCGCGCCGGCAGGCCCTGCTCGACCTGGTCACCGGCGAGGCCGGGATCGTCATCGGCACGCACGCGCTGATCGAGGACAAGGTGCAGTTCCACGACCTCGGGCTGGTGGTCGTGGACGAACAGCACCGCTTCGGCGTCGAGCAGCGCGACGCGCTCAGGTCCAAGGGCAAGCAGCCCCCGCACCTGCTCGTGATGACCGCCACCCCGATCCCGCGCACGGTCGCCATGACCGTCTTCGGCGACCTGGAGACCTCCGTACTCGACCAGCTGCCGGCCGGCCGCTCGCCCATCGCCACCCACGTCGTACCCGCCAAGGACAAGCCGCACTTCCTGACGCGCGCCTGGGAGCGGGTCCGCGAGGAGGTCGAGAAGGGCCACCAGGCGTACGTGGTGTGCCCGCGCATCGGCGACGGCGAGGACGACCCGAAGAAGAAGGCCGCCGCGGACGACGGCGACAAGCGCCCCCCGCTCGCCGTCCTGGAGACCGCCGAGCAGCTCGCCAAGGGCCCGCTGGCCGGGCTGGCCGTCGAGGTGCTGCACGGGAGGATGGACCCCGCCGACAAGGACGACGTCATGCGCCGGTTCACCGCCGGCCAGGTCCAGGTGCTCGTCGCGACCACCGTCATCGAGGTCGGGGTGAACGTCCCCAACGCCACCGCCATGGTGATCATGGACGCGGACCGCTTCGGCGTCTCCCAGCTCCACCAGCTGCGCGGCCGCGTCGGCCGCGGCTCCGCCGCCGGGCTCTGCCTGCTGGTCAGCGAGATGCCGGAGGCCAGCCCCGCCCGTGCCCGGCTCGCCGCCGTCGCCGCCACCCTCGACGGCTTCGAACTCTCCCGCATCGACCTGGAACAGCGCCGCGAGGGCGACGTGCTGGGCCAGGCCCAGTCCGGCGTGCGGTCCTCGCTGCGGATGCTCGCCGTCATCGAGGACGAGGAGGTCATCGCCCAGGCCCGCGAGGAAGCCACCCGGGTCGTCGCCGCCGACCCCGAGCTGGCCGCCCTGCCCGGGCTGCGCACCGCTCTGGACGCGCTCCTGGACACCGAGCGGGAGCAGTACCTGGAGAAGGGCTGA
- a CDS encoding DAK2 domain-containing protein: MPHVPHTLDADAVRTWSSLAVTALGRARADIDAINVYPVADGDTGTNLLMTAESGARAVAAAFTAPGDGAAAPSLAESARAYAYGALIGARGNSGTILAQLLRGMAEVLDGPPGRPGEQLARALGRAAGSAYEAVAHPVEGTMLTVAAAAARAAATAAGSATEAAAGTPTEGGSETAAGAAPADVARAAYDAARTALDLTTGQLDVLGRAGVVDAGGCGLVAVLGALWQALSGQEPAPEPAPAHPAPVTGEQPAAAAGPCADEGRGGPAYEVVYLLEADDPAVAGLRARLDALGDSLVVVGGDRLWNVHVHVDDPGAAVEAGVEAGRPHRIRITHFGDERLRTRGERVQRAVVAVVPGEGLAGLCGEAGATTVLARPGEPPTPADLLDAVHRAHAREVVLLPNDAELRTIAAGAAEQARAEGVRVALIPTRSAVQGLAALAVHDPDGSFDEDVVAMTAAAGATRYGELAVAEARSFTSAGICQAGDVLGLIDGDIAVIGAELAGTAEAVLARMLGSGGELVTLVLGPEVPDALADRLQAYVRERHLAVDTVTYRGGRYSAPLLIGVE, from the coding sequence GTGCCGCACGTGCCGCACACCCTCGACGCCGATGCGGTGCGCACCTGGAGCTCGCTGGCCGTGACCGCGCTGGGCCGGGCCCGCGCGGACATCGACGCCATCAACGTCTACCCGGTGGCCGACGGCGACACCGGGACCAACCTCCTGATGACCGCCGAATCCGGCGCCCGGGCCGTGGCCGCCGCCTTCACCGCGCCCGGCGACGGCGCCGCCGCCCCCTCCCTCGCCGAGTCGGCCCGGGCCTACGCGTACGGCGCACTCATAGGCGCCCGCGGGAACTCCGGCACGATCCTCGCGCAGCTGCTGCGGGGCATGGCCGAGGTGCTGGACGGGCCCCCCGGCCGGCCCGGCGAGCAGCTGGCGCGGGCCCTGGGACGGGCCGCCGGGTCCGCGTACGAGGCGGTGGCCCACCCCGTCGAGGGCACCATGCTCACCGTCGCCGCCGCGGCCGCCCGGGCCGCGGCCACCGCCGCCGGGTCCGCGACGGAAGCCGCGGCCGGTACGCCGACCGAGGGCGGGTCCGAGACGGCCGCCGGGGCCGCGCCCGCCGACGTGGCCCGGGCCGCCTACGACGCGGCCCGCACGGCCCTGGACCTGACCACCGGCCAGCTCGACGTCCTCGGCCGCGCCGGGGTCGTCGACGCGGGCGGCTGCGGACTCGTCGCCGTACTCGGCGCGCTCTGGCAGGCCCTGTCCGGACAGGAGCCCGCACCGGAACCGGCCCCCGCCCACCCCGCCCCGGTCACCGGCGAGCAGCCCGCCGCGGCCGCCGGCCCGTGCGCCGACGAGGGCCGCGGCGGCCCCGCGTACGAGGTGGTCTACCTGCTGGAGGCCGACGATCCGGCCGTCGCGGGGCTGCGCGCCCGGCTCGACGCGCTCGGCGACTCCCTCGTGGTGGTCGGCGGCGACCGCCTGTGGAACGTCCACGTGCACGTCGACGACCCCGGCGCGGCCGTCGAGGCCGGCGTGGAGGCGGGCCGGCCGCACCGGATCCGCATCACCCACTTCGGCGACGAACGGCTGCGGACCCGCGGCGAGCGGGTGCAGCGCGCGGTCGTCGCCGTCGTGCCCGGCGAAGGCCTGGCCGGACTGTGCGGAGAAGCCGGCGCCACCACCGTGCTGGCACGCCCCGGCGAGCCGCCCACCCCCGCCGACCTGCTCGACGCCGTGCACCGGGCGCACGCCCGCGAGGTGGTGCTGCTGCCCAACGACGCCGAACTGCGCACGATCGCGGCCGGCGCCGCCGAACAGGCCCGCGCCGAGGGCGTACGGGTCGCGCTCATCCCCACCCGCTCCGCGGTCCAGGGCCTGGCAGCGCTCGCCGTGCACGACCCGGACGGCAGCTTCGACGAGGACGTCGTCGCCATGACGGCGGCGGCCGGCGCCACCCGCTACGGCGAACTCGCCGTGGCGGAAGCCCGGTCGTTCACCTCGGCCGGCATCTGCCAGGCCGGCGACGTCCTCGGCCTGATCGACGGGGACATCGCCGTGATCGGCGCCGAACTCGCCGGCACCGCCGAGGCGGTGCTCGCCCGGATGCTCGGCTCCGGCGGCGAACTCGTCACCCTGGTCCTCGGCCCCGAGGTGCCCGACGCGCTCGCCGACCGCCTCCAGGCCTACGTACGCGAGCGGCACCTGGCCGTGGACACCGTCACCTACCGCGGCGGCCGGTACTCGGCGCCGCTGCTCATCGGGGTGGAATAG
- the rpmB gene encoding 50S ribosomal protein L28, whose protein sequence is MAANCDVCGKGPGFGNNISHSHRRTPRRWNPNIQRVRAVVSGTPKRLNACTSCIKAGKVSR, encoded by the coding sequence GTGGCTGCCAACTGCGACGTTTGCGGCAAGGGGCCGGGCTTCGGCAACAACATCTCGCACTCGCACCGCCGTACGCCGCGTCGCTGGAACCCGAACATCCAGCGCGTCCGTGCCGTGGTCAGTGGGACGCCGAAGCGCCTCAACGCCTGCACCTCGTGCATCAAGGCCGGCAAGGTCTCGCGCTGA
- the thiD gene encoding bifunctional hydroxymethylpyrimidine kinase/phosphomethylpyrimidine kinase codes for MTGRPARCLTVAGSDSGGGAGIQADLKTMLALGVHGMSVITAVTAQNSLGVHGVWELPPEAVTAQYRAVVDDIGVQAVKTGMLSSAALVETVAELLAGTGAPAVVDPVGVSKHGDALLAASALDAVRTLLLPAATVATPNLDEVAQLTGIRATTEDGMRRAADAVLGFGPRWALIKGGHLPAGTEAVDLLTDGDAEYWLRAPRRDNRHTHGTGCTLASAVAAGLAQGLDVPAAVAAAKDYVTGAITAGFVLGGGIGPVDHAWRLRGPRED; via the coding sequence GTGACCGGCCGGCCCGCACGCTGCCTGACCGTCGCCGGATCCGACTCCGGCGGCGGCGCGGGCATCCAGGCCGACCTCAAGACCATGCTGGCCCTCGGCGTGCACGGGATGAGCGTGATCACCGCCGTGACCGCGCAGAACTCGCTCGGGGTCCACGGGGTGTGGGAACTGCCGCCGGAGGCCGTCACGGCCCAGTACCGGGCCGTCGTGGACGACATCGGAGTGCAGGCCGTCAAGACCGGCATGCTCTCCTCGGCGGCGCTGGTGGAGACGGTGGCGGAACTCCTGGCCGGCACCGGCGCCCCGGCGGTCGTCGACCCCGTCGGCGTGTCCAAGCACGGCGACGCCCTGCTGGCAGCCTCCGCGCTGGACGCCGTACGCACCCTGCTGCTGCCCGCGGCCACCGTCGCCACGCCCAACCTCGACGAAGTGGCGCAACTCACCGGCATCCGGGCCACGACCGAGGACGGGATGCGGCGGGCCGCCGACGCGGTCCTCGGCTTCGGGCCGCGCTGGGCGCTGATCAAGGGCGGCCACCTGCCCGCCGGCACGGAGGCCGTGGACCTGCTCACCGACGGCGACGCGGAGTACTGGCTGCGCGCGCCCCGGCGCGACAACCGGCACACCCACGGCACCGGCTGCACGCTCGCGAGCGCCGTCGCCGCCGGCCTGGCCCAGGGCCTGGACGTGCCGGCCGCGGTCGCCGCGGCCAAGGACTACGTGACGGGCGCGATCACCGCGGGCTTCGTGCTCGGCGGGGGCATCGGCCCGGTCGACCACGCCTGGCGGCTGCGCGGGCCCCGGGAGGACTGA
- a CDS encoding thiamine-phosphate kinase — MKGTVGELGEFGLIRELTSRLTTTPAVRLGPGDDAAVVSAPDRRVVASTDILLEGRHFRRDWSTAYDVGRKAAAQNLADIAAMGAVPTALLLGLVVPADLPVTWPTELMDGLRDECQVAGAAVVGGDVVRGDTITVAITALGDLRNHEPVTRAGAQPGDVVAVTGWLGWSAAGFAILSRGFRSPRAFVEAHRRPEPPYHAGPAAAGLGATAMTDVSDGLVADLGHIAEASKVRIDLRSAAIDIPTQMNDIGQAVGVDPLQWVLTGGEDHAIVATFPPDVKLPARWKVIGEVLHPSAQPQVTVDGAPWTSTGGWDHFGGEIEDGSP, encoded by the coding sequence ATGAAGGGCACCGTGGGTGAGCTGGGGGAGTTCGGGCTCATCCGAGAGCTGACCTCCCGGCTCACCACCACCCCGGCGGTACGACTGGGACCCGGCGACGACGCCGCGGTCGTGTCGGCACCCGACCGGCGGGTCGTGGCGAGCACGGACATCCTGCTCGAAGGCAGGCACTTCCGACGCGACTGGTCCACGGCCTACGACGTGGGCCGCAAGGCCGCCGCCCAGAACCTGGCCGACATCGCCGCCATGGGCGCCGTGCCCACCGCCCTGCTGCTCGGCCTGGTGGTGCCGGCCGACCTGCCGGTGACCTGGCCCACCGAGCTGATGGACGGCCTGCGCGACGAATGCCAGGTGGCCGGCGCGGCCGTGGTCGGCGGCGACGTCGTGCGCGGCGACACCATCACCGTCGCCATCACCGCCCTCGGCGACCTGCGCAACCACGAGCCGGTCACCCGGGCCGGCGCCCAGCCGGGCGACGTGGTGGCCGTCACCGGATGGCTGGGCTGGTCCGCCGCCGGCTTCGCGATCCTCTCGCGCGGCTTCCGCTCGCCGCGGGCCTTCGTCGAGGCGCACCGCCGCCCCGAGCCGCCGTACCACGCGGGCCCCGCGGCCGCCGGGCTCGGCGCCACCGCCATGACCGACGTGAGCGACGGCCTGGTCGCCGACCTCGGGCACATCGCCGAGGCCAGCAAGGTCCGCATCGACCTGCGCTCGGCCGCCATCGACATCCCCACGCAGATGAACGACATCGGCCAGGCCGTGGGCGTGGACCCGCTCCAGTGGGTGCTGACCGGGGGAGAGGACCACGCGATCGTGGCGACCTTCCCGCCGGACGTGAAACTGCCCGCCCGCTGGAAGGTCATCGGCGAGGTGCTGCACCCCTCCGCACAGCCCCAGGTGACCGTCGACGGCGCGCCCTGGACCAGCACCGGCGGCTGGGACCACTTCGGCGGCGAGATCGAGGACGGCTCGCCGTGA
- a CDS encoding Lrp/AsnC family transcriptional regulator, whose product MVQAYILIQTEVGKASLVAESIAKIPGVIQAEDVTGPYDVIVRAQADTVDDLGRMVVAKVQQVEGITRTLTCPVVHL is encoded by the coding sequence GTGGTACAGGCGTACATCCTCATCCAGACCGAGGTGGGCAAGGCGTCGCTCGTCGCCGAGTCCATCGCCAAGATCCCGGGGGTGATTCAGGCGGAGGACGTGACGGGCCCCTACGACGTGATCGTCCGGGCGCAGGCCGACACCGTCGACGACCTGGGCCGCATGGTCGTGGCCAAGGTCCAGCAAGTGGAGGGGATCACCCGCACCCTGACCTGCCCCGTCGTCCATCTGTAG
- a CDS encoding DUF3515 domain-containing protein, whose product MTSIRRRPFRLPALAAAALLALAGCSSGDARAQVDPPPAPPADLAQLCAALHRELPAEVAGEDRLDPEPASELTAAWGGAAIVLRCAVPRPPEMDDPKSDGVDVDGVGWLVQRLPDGASRFTTTYRKAYVEVTVAARVEGDGAVGALTDFTAPVKKSVPSTL is encoded by the coding sequence GTGACGTCAATCCGCCGCCGGCCCTTCCGTCTGCCCGCCCTGGCCGCCGCTGCGCTGCTGGCCCTCGCGGGCTGCTCCTCAGGTGACGCGCGCGCGCAGGTGGATCCTCCGCCTGCCCCGCCCGCGGACCTCGCACAGCTGTGTGCGGCACTGCACAGGGAGCTTCCGGCGGAGGTGGCCGGCGAGGACCGTCTCGATCCCGAGCCGGCGTCCGAGCTGACCGCCGCGTGGGGCGGCGCAGCGATCGTACTGCGCTGCGCGGTTCCCCGACCCCCGGAGATGGACGATCCGAAGTCCGACGGCGTGGACGTCGACGGGGTCGGCTGGCTCGTGCAGCGTCTGCCGGACGGCGCGAGCCGCTTCACCACCACGTACCGCAAGGCGTACGTCGAGGTCACGGTGGCCGCGCGGGTCGAGGGCGACGGCGCCGTGGGCGCGCTGACCGATTTCACCGCCCCCGTAAAGAAGTCGGTCCCGTCCACCCTGTGA